GTAAGCAAACAAACCTGGAGCAATGGTAAAGTAGGAATGATAGGCGGAAGTTATTTAGGATTCAGCCAATGGGCAGCAGCAAAAAAACTGCATCCGGCTTTAAAAACAATCGTCCCTCAGGTAGCGGTAGGAATCGGGATCGATTATCCTGCTCAAAACAATGTATTCATGAGCTATATGATGCAGTGGATTCGTTATGTTACCAATAATAAGCTGACCGATGAAGCAACCTTCACTAATTATCCAAAATGGGATTCTATCAATACAGCGTGGTATAAAAGTGGCAAGTCATTCAGAACGCTGGATTCCATAAGCGGGAAGCCCAATAAAATTTTCCAACGATGGCTGAATCATCCCGGTTATGATAAATACTGGCAAAAAATGGTTCCTTATAAAAAGGATTTTGCTAAAATAAACATTCCTGTTTTAACGACTACAGGCTATTATGATGCTGATCAGATCGGAGCATTGTATTATTATAAACAACATCACCAATACAACAAAAACCCTAACCATTATTTAGTGATAGGGCCTTATGATCACGCAGGAGCTCAAAGTTATGGATACAACTATGTCTATGGTACCGGGAGCACCCTCATAGATCCTGTAGCCAGGATAAGTATTGATGAACTTGCTTTTTCATGGTTCGATTATATTCTGAAAGATGGCAAAAAACCGGAACTTCTAAAAGATAAAGTCAATTTCCAGATTATGAGCAGCAATACCTGGAAACATGTTCCCAGTCTTGATAAAATGCACTCGTCTACGCTTAAATTTTATCTTCAGAATCATAAAGAAGGATCTTCGGTTTTTAAAAAACCCCAAACCGAGCAATTTACCCAACAGAACATTGATTTTAAAGACAGAAATCCTAAATATCTTTATCATAAAGTAAGCAAACAGGACAGTGTATATGTAACCAATTCTGTTCATTTTGAAAGTGAAGTTCTGGACAGAGATATTATACTAAGCGGAAATTTATCCGGGGTATTCAACGTTTCCATTAATAAGAAAGATTTTGACCCTAGTACTGCATTGTATCAGGTACAACCGGATGGTAAGACGTTTTTACTATCTACACATCTTACAAGAGCCAGCTTTGCAAAAGACAATTCCAAACGCCAGCTTCTGAAACCCGGCAAAAAGGAGGAGATCCCGATCAAAAATTCATTGTTTATGAGCAAAAAAATAGAAAAGGGAAGCAAACTGGTATTAGTGGTAGGAGTTAATAAAAGTAAAAACTGGCAGGTCAATTATGGGTCCGGTAAAGATGTAAGTGATGAAACGATAAAGGATTCCGGGGAACCTCTGGAGATAAAATGGTATAACGACAGCTACGTGGAAATCCCTGTTTATAATGATTAAAGCCTTTTGTTTGAGCATTTTTCCCCAAATGTTCTTAACAACTGTTAACATCAAAATAAAAAATCATTACATTTGCTTTTTTTCAAATCAAATATAGTTATTGAATGAGTCAACTTTTTAGAAGAAAAATCTATTCAGATACAGATACTTCAACGGGACTTTTAAGGGTCTTAGGTGTATGGGACATTGTATTTTTTGGTATAGCGGCCATTATTGGAGCTGGAAGTTTCAGTAGTTTAGGAGAAGCCGTTTTCAGAGGTGGTCCCGGTGTAATCCTGCTATATTTGATTTGCGGCTTTGCCTGTGGATTTACAGCTTTATGCTATGCTGAATTTGCCAGCAGAATACCTACAGCAGGATCTGCCTATACCTATGCCTATGCCAGCTTTGGAGAGCTGATTGCCTGGGTAATTGGATGGGCCCTGATCATGGAATATTCTTTCGGAAATATTTACGTAGCCTTTTCCTGGTCGGATTATTTCACGAGCTTCTTAGGACGTCTCGGAATGCATATCCCTGATTATTTGACCTGTAGTTATACGGAAGCCAGAAAAGCTGTTCAATATGGTTCAGAAAACAAAGAACTTTTAAGTGCATGGAATACTGCTCCACTGATTGGAAGCTTAAAGTTCATTGTAGATATTCCGGCATTGGTTATCAATGGTTTGATTACATGGCTTTGTTATGTAGGAGTAAAAGAAAGTAAAAACTTCAACAACTCTCTGGTTATCTTAAAACTGGCAGTGATCATACTGGTAATTCTTGTGGGCTGTGCTTATGTCAACACTGAAAACTGGACCCCAATAAGCCCTACAACAGGAACACCATCCTTCATGCCTAATGGTTTTGCAGGAGTAATGAGTGCCGTATCCGGTGTATTCTTCGCTTATATAGGATTTGATGCTTTGAGTGTACTTTCTGAAGAGACCAAAGATCCACAGAAAACCTTACCAAAAGGAATGATCATCTCTCTTGTACTGTGTACGGTGATCTATATTGCACTGACGCTTGTATTAACAGGAATGGTAGATTACAAGAAATTCGATGGTGTGGGAGACCCGCTTTCATTCATATTTGAAAAAACAAACGCTAATGTAGCCTGGATGGAACTTATTGTTTCCTTTGTAGCGATTGTTGCCATTACCACTGTATTATTGGTATTCCAGATGGGACAGCCAAGAATCTGGTACGCAATGAGCCGTGACGGATTGATGCCTCAAAGATTTCAAAAAGTACATCCTAAATATAAAACACCATCCTATGCAACGATCGTTACCGGGGTTGTAGTAGGAATTCCTATCCTATTTACAGATAAAACATTCATCCTTGATTTTACAAGTATCGGAACTATTTTCGCATTTGTATTGGTGTGTGCCGGGGTACTTCTTCTTCCTGCTAAAGAAAAAATCAAAGGCAGATTTCACCTTCCTTATGTGAATGGTAAAATCATCTTCCCTGTTATTTTTATCGGTGGTTTGCTGGCTTTCTACAAATGGCAACCGGAGTTTTTTGACAACCTGATGAACTGGTCAGATCCTAATGAAGGAGAATTCAGAGCTTCTATTTTCTTCTTTATCATCATTAACCTGATCTTATGTGTTGTGGCTTTTGTAAAGAATTTATCATTAATTCCATTGATTGGATTAAGTTCATGTCTGTACCTTCTTACAGGAATGAGCCATGAGAACTGGTTCTGGTTCGGGATGTGGTTCCTGATTGGTATGGTGATTTACTTCTGCTACGGATACAAAAACAGTAAACTGGGAAAAGAATTAAAGAATAACTAGATAAACAAGCATAATTGCGAAAAGGCAAAATGGCAAAGAGGTTAAACCTGATGGAGAAACTGATTTGCGATTTTGCCTTTTTCTTTTTTTATTCTCTTTCAAAATCGGCAGAATTATTGCTTTAACTTCAATAGAATCAATAAACTAGACCGCCATGACTGAAAGAATTAAAACATACAGAGCATTTTATCAGTTTTATCTTACGGAACACAGTAAAACAGGAACCCGTATTTTTCACTTTATCGGAACATTTCTCGTATTTTTCGTGATATGGTATGTCATAAGCTCCGGAAAAGAAAGGTTTCTATGGTATATTCCCATTGTAGGCTACGGTTTTGCATGGTTTAGTCATGCTGTGATTGAGAGAAACAAACCTGCTACTTTTAAATATCCTTTATGGTCTCTGATTTCAGATTTCAGGCTCTTTTTTGAACTGCTGATTGGTAAACAGAAATTCATAATGCCTGATAATAAACCTCAGAATCAGGAGTAACCTTAAACTTTTTTTTGTTTTTTACTTAAAATTATTTAATGTTGGAAAACGCAAAGGCGCAAGAGTTCATATTTTGCGCATATTTTAAGGCGCAAGAAAATCCCAGATTTTCAGCAAGTAATATTATCAATTTCTCAAAGATCACATTAGAAGTGAGAGGTTAAGAATATGCAGTATCCAATTTTATCAAAGATAAAATACTTGCGTCTTACATACACTTGGTTTGTAAAAATCTTAGCGCCTTTGCGTGTTCAAAAAAACTTATACTTAGTATTCCAAATTCTATTTCTCTATTGAGATTGCTTCGCCTTCGGCTCGCAATGACTATAATTCAGTGGGATTTTGTTTATCCGGATGAAGCTTCTTCCCTATCAGATATCCCAATGAAGGCAGAATGAAAGATAATACTACCGGGAATATCAATGCCAGTCCTGAACCCTCAAGAATAACCGTTAGAGAGAAAAGATATCCGTTATACACAAGCAGTGCCAAGGTAAAGAAAAAACTGTCACTATTGCCATTGGAAAGGATATTAAAATGGCTTCCAAACTGATCAAACAAACCGGAACAGATGAATAAAAATACATTCACAAAAAACACCCACAGAACAGTTCTGTAGATCATTTTCTGCTTTGCATTCAGGTATCCCGCAAAGATCAGAAAAAGGGACAGGATTCCGGAAACGGTATAATCCAGGCTGGACATTGCCACCTCACTTCCGGTTCTTCCAAAGAAATATAAAGCATATAGCAGAATATTCAGGAGATAGATTATCGTTACATAATTCATACATCAAAAAGTTTAGGGTTTACCATTAATATTTTTTTTCAAGTATGTCGTAGTGAACCGTATTTACTATTTTTTCAGCAAGAGCATCTCCATTCACACTTGTCCGTTTAGGAATATAACTTGAAAAAGTTATTGTATGATCTTTATTCAATGTCACTTCCACCTCTTCAAGAATATTTTGGTCATCTACATAGAACTGAATTCTGTTTTCTACAATCCTCCAAAAAGAAAGTCTGGGTTCTGAGGGACTGCAGTCACCTGTTTTTCCTTCCACATAATTATAAACGGCAAAACCATCTTCTCGGATCGCATAATTCCTCATCAAACGGCAGTTATCAAATTGTTTTACCACCTTCTTGTTATCTTCATAAAATCCGGCTTCCTTCAGTTTCCAGAATCCTGTAACATTTTCTTTGGTTAATTTTTGCGCCTTCATCAATGGAGAAACCGCCATAAAAAATGCAAGAACAAATATCTTGTGCATGGGTTAATCTTATAATTGTATGATTTTAAACGAATATATCCTTAGAATAAAAGTATTCAGCGGGCGGCGAAGCCGCCCGCTGAATACAAATCCTAAACGTTGAATTTAAAACCGGTATTTTATTTAAATTTCTTCTTAAAGCTGAATTTCAGCATATTCATCAGCCCTGGTTCAATGATATCAATTCCCAGTCCGAAATTACTGTCTGCAACAGTATGATGGTCAGTTCTGAACTGTTCAAACTCATTTTGCGGAATCTCAAGATTGACCAGAGGATGGTATTCTATAGATACACTTGCCCCATTTTTATGTATTTTTTTACGGCTTTTATAGTCAAAATATGGATTTGCAATGGTACTTTCCTGAATGGTATATTTTTCTTCCGTATCAATTTTCTGATCTGTGTGCAGATTGATTTCATATTTCTCACTGTCGAAATTATGCCAGAATGGTAAATCTTTGTGCATAAAGTCTCTTGCACCTGCCTTCACTACATTTCGGTCAAAGTACATCAGAAAACGGTTTTTCTGAGGATCTACAAAATATGGATTCTCAACAACAGCTGTATATTGAATCTTAACTTCATTCAGCCTTTTATCATCGCTTACCACATCAATTGCAGCATCTTTGAATACATTTCTGACATCAGTACCATTTCTGTCCCCTGAATAATTAAGCGCATAGAAAAGGAAACTGTTCCAGGTGTCTATAATTTCTCTTTTATTGGTACTTTTAAAATACCTTCTCATTGCATTGGCTCTGCTTCCTTTGTAAGTAGTTGACAAAGTGAACTTTCCGGTATTCCCCTGCGCATTCAGATCTACTTTTTCATCAATACAGAAGTAAGGGAATTTATAAGATTTCCTTACCTGCAGTTCCTGATCTTTTTTCACTTCCAGATAATGCATAAAATACATAAATCCTCTGTTTTCAATCAGTCCGAATTCATCACGGATAGTAGCATCAATAAAATATTCTTCGCCTTTATAGTTCACTTTTACGACAACGTGGTTAAAGTTTAGCAATGATGGCAGATAATATTTAATATAATAATCGGTATTAAAATTCACCAGTACAACGGATGCATCTACTCCTATATAATCAAGGATTACTTTTAACAGAACGGATTTCGCTTTACAGTCACCCTGTTTGTTTTCATAGGTTACTGACGGCTCCTGCGGCTTGTGCCCATTCATTTCATCAGCATTGAAAATATAATAGATGTGGTTCTGGACATATTCTATCGCAAACTGCAGTTTTTCATCCTGATCAGCTATAGCATCCAGTTTTTCAACCAGATTTGGAGCAAAATCTTGTAAAGAAGATGCATTGAAAATCTCCTCATAGATCGGTACAATATAATTGGAAAGGTCTTTCCAGTTACTGTCTGTAGCGAAATCTATATAAGGAAAAATTTCACGCCCGGAATCTACAGGATTGATATAATTCTGTTCTTCAATGACAAACTGTTCTCCTTTCTTCAGGAAGCTCGTTTCCGGCTCAAGAACATGGCCCTGCTCGTCTCTGAAAAAGGTCTTCTTATAAGCAATGGTCTGTTCACGTTCATTGATAAAAGTGAATGTAAAGCGGCCATAAGCCCAGTAATTATCAGGACTTACCCAAACGTATTTTGAGAATTCCTTTCTTAGAAAATCACGGGCTGTGAATTCTTTAATTCTTGAATCTTCCAGAATCAGCACATCATACAGTCTGAGATCTTTGATGGTAATATTGATCTTTTTATTACTACTCAAAACGCCTCCACTACTTTGATTTTCACTGTCAAGAACTTTAATTTTCGTATCCGGAATCTTATCAATCAAAACGCCATCTCTCAAAACGCTGATTCTGTGAATCTGATAGACTTCATTCTCTTCCACAATGACATCGGAAACCGAGGCTCTTTCAAGGTTTCCAGGCTCATTCAGGGTATATGCCATGCAGACATATTCACTGTTTTCTTTATTGCTTGTATAGTATTTTTTGTCTAAAAAGTAGCAGTAATCACGACCTTCATCAATTTGTCTCTTGGCAAATTCGGAGTCTTTGATTCGGTTTTTTATTTCCTCATCCCCGATATTTCCTGCCCACATTTCAGGTTTTTGAATCCTGTAATTTTCAACTTGCATTTGATTTTCCATATTTATTATAAGAATTATGTTTTGTGGTTAGTGTTTAAGAAATTCAAATTAAACGATTAAAAAAATAAAAAGCAATAGCAGAAGTACTACAATTTCGGCATGGTAATTGCGAGGTATGGGGAAAAAAATCAAGTTTATGAAAAGTATAGCAACAATTCTAAAAGGAGCAGCACCCGTATTAGCATTATTTGCAATGACGCAATGTACAACCACAGCCAATGCATCCGCAGGTGATGAAAAAACATTCATCGTAGGACCACAGACAGCAGACTGTACAGGCGTAGCTCCTATGAAATGTTTGCAGGTAAAAGAAAACACTTCCGCAAACTGGACCAATTTCTACAGCAATATCGAAGGATTTACTTATGAGCCGGGATATGAATATGTTTTAAAAGTAAAAACAGAAAAAATTGCCAATCCGCCAGCTGATGGATCTTCCATAAAATACACATTGGTAAAACAGGTTTCTAAAACAAAAAAGAAAGAACTGGCAGCCAATGAAAAGACAATTATCGTAGGGCCACAAACCGTAGACTGTTCTGCAGGAGCAGGCCGTATGAAATGCATGCAGGTAAAAGAAAATGCTTCTGAAAACTGGACAAATTTCTACAGCAGTATTGAAGGATTTACTTATGAACCGGGTTACGAATATGTTTTAAAAGTAAAAACAGAAAAAATCGAAAACCCTCCGGCAGACGCTTCTTCAATCAAATACACATTGGTAGAGCAAGTTTCTAAAACGAAGAAATAATTAATAAAAAAAGTTCCTGAAAATTTCAGGAACTTTTTTTATGTTGGAAGCTGGAAGAATGAAGTCAGAAGTTACTTTTGGTCAATCCGGAAAAGTTAACAATTATATATTCATCTTCCTTTCTATCTTAAAATCCGGTTTCTTTTTGAGGGGGATCAGGATATTTTCCTTTGGTAGTCTCTCCTACTGTATTTGCGGTTGTCATGGCTACAACCAGATCATTCAGCATTCCGCTGGCTGCAGTAGGCGAATTGGGAAGAAGTACAAGACTACTTCTGTTACTTGCTCCCACCGAATGCAGTGTGTCATAGTGCTGTGTTACCACGATAAGTGCTGATGCTTCATGAGAATTGATATCTACATTATTCAGCATTCTTACAGACTCTTCAAGTCCTTTTGCAATTTCTCTTCTTTGGTCTGCAATCCCTTGTCCCTGAAGTTTTTTAGATTCTGCTTCTGCTTTTGCAACGGCTACAATTCGGATTCTCTGTGCTTCTGATTCATATTCTGCAGCTGTTTTTTCTCTTTCTGCCGCATTAATTCTGTTCATGGCATGTTTTACCTGCTCATCAGGATCAATATCGGTTACCAACGCTTTGATAATATCATATCCGTAGCTGTTCATCGCTTCCTGAAGTTCACTTTTCACCGCAATTGCTACATCGTCTTTTCTTACAAAAACATCATCCAGTTTCAGTTTCGGAACCTCAGCACGCACGACATCGAATACAAATGAAGTAATTTGATTTTCCGGATTTTCCAAACGATAATAAGCATCTCCTACCTGACTTCGGATCACCTGGTACTGAACAGAAATTTTCATTTTGATGAAAACGTTATCCAATGTTTTCGTATCAATCATTACGTCCAGCTGCTGAATTCTCAAATTCAGTCTTTTCGCAATCTGATCTATGATGGGCAGTTTAAGATGAAGCCCTGAATGTTTTACACCCCGAAATTTTCCGAAACGTTCAATAATAGCTGCAGTTTCCTGTTTAACAACAAAAAACGAAGCAAATAAAATGATAAGCCCGAAGAAAATAACGGGCGCTAAATATATACCCATAGTTTTAAGTTTTTCTAATGTGTCGCAATAAATTCTGTTTTGTTAAAAACATTTTTACTGGTATTTGCTTAAATATATGAAAAATAAATTTAAGACTTAGAGGATCATCTTCAAGAAATCAAAGATCGGAAGTATAGCATTATTTACATTAAAATTATTCTGAAAAAGACTTACTTTTGAATATTCATTCCCCATCATGGTTAATTCTAAAGAAATATTAAAAGATCACATTTCAAAATTTACGACGCTCACAGA
This region of Chryseobacterium culicis genomic DNA includes:
- a CDS encoding CocE/NonD family hydrolase; translation: MKFKILLALVFANLMQAQKFYFPKTATTDSVILEKQIPELALKVITEHQSSKNKPKSNVTFLDNLFRLQLAAKDYKNSIASLTDYRKEYADHNMAGNKSLAYEIYGMAKLMEKDKKISFPNALQTAFTTKYESLSDPLIAKIGTILDGDVKDYKKSLKTALAKQKDKDSIDYASALALCKNYVNYKTYSSIKPQIMLLFKAKEQEKFIIDTKNLTLKNGTKLTITIVRKKENTSPLPVILTNNIYAGELADAGMGKRAAVYNYVGAVVNTRGKRDSNDPNNPFEDEAQDLYEVIDWVSKQTWSNGKVGMIGGSYLGFSQWAAAKKLHPALKTIVPQVAVGIGIDYPAQNNVFMSYMMQWIRYVTNNKLTDEATFTNYPKWDSINTAWYKSGKSFRTLDSISGKPNKIFQRWLNHPGYDKYWQKMVPYKKDFAKINIPVLTTTGYYDADQIGALYYYKQHHQYNKNPNHYLVIGPYDHAGAQSYGYNYVYGTGSTLIDPVARISIDELAFSWFDYILKDGKKPELLKDKVNFQIMSSNTWKHVPSLDKMHSSTLKFYLQNHKEGSSVFKKPQTEQFTQQNIDFKDRNPKYLYHKVSKQDSVYVTNSVHFESEVLDRDIILSGNLSGVFNVSINKKDFDPSTALYQVQPDGKTFLLSTHLTRASFAKDNSKRQLLKPGKKEEIPIKNSLFMSKKIEKGSKLVLVVGVNKSKNWQVNYGSGKDVSDETIKDSGEPLEIKWYNDSYVEIPVYND
- a CDS encoding APC family permease, translating into MSQLFRRKIYSDTDTSTGLLRVLGVWDIVFFGIAAIIGAGSFSSLGEAVFRGGPGVILLYLICGFACGFTALCYAEFASRIPTAGSAYTYAYASFGELIAWVIGWALIMEYSFGNIYVAFSWSDYFTSFLGRLGMHIPDYLTCSYTEARKAVQYGSENKELLSAWNTAPLIGSLKFIVDIPALVINGLITWLCYVGVKESKNFNNSLVILKLAVIILVILVGCAYVNTENWTPISPTTGTPSFMPNGFAGVMSAVSGVFFAYIGFDALSVLSEETKDPQKTLPKGMIISLVLCTVIYIALTLVLTGMVDYKKFDGVGDPLSFIFEKTNANVAWMELIVSFVAIVAITTVLLVFQMGQPRIWYAMSRDGLMPQRFQKVHPKYKTPSYATIVTGVVVGIPILFTDKTFILDFTSIGTIFAFVLVCAGVLLLPAKEKIKGRFHLPYVNGKIIFPVIFIGGLLAFYKWQPEFFDNLMNWSDPNEGEFRASIFFFIIINLILCVVAFVKNLSLIPLIGLSSCLYLLTGMSHENWFWFGMWFLIGMVIYFCYGYKNSKLGKELKNN
- a CDS encoding DUF962 domain-containing protein; its protein translation is MTERIKTYRAFYQFYLTEHSKTGTRIFHFIGTFLVFFVIWYVISSGKERFLWYIPIVGYGFAWFSHAVIERNKPATFKYPLWSLISDFRLFFELLIGKQKFIMPDNKPQNQE
- a CDS encoding lipocalin family protein, which translates into the protein MHKIFVLAFFMAVSPLMKAQKLTKENVTGFWKLKEAGFYEDNKKVVKQFDNCRLMRNYAIREDGFAVYNYVEGKTGDCSPSEPRLSFWRIVENRIQFYVDDQNILEEVEVTLNKDHTITFSSYIPKRTSVNGDALAEKIVNTVHYDILEKKY
- a CDS encoding DUF4377 domain-containing protein — translated: MKSIATILKGAAPVLALFAMTQCTTTANASAGDEKTFIVGPQTADCTGVAPMKCLQVKENTSANWTNFYSNIEGFTYEPGYEYVLKVKTEKIANPPADGSSIKYTLVKQVSKTKKKELAANEKTIIVGPQTVDCSAGAGRMKCMQVKENASENWTNFYSSIEGFTYEPGYEYVLKVKTEKIENPPADASSIKYTLVEQVSKTKK
- a CDS encoding SPFH domain-containing protein; the encoded protein is MGIYLAPVIFFGLIILFASFFVVKQETAAIIERFGKFRGVKHSGLHLKLPIIDQIAKRLNLRIQQLDVMIDTKTLDNVFIKMKISVQYQVIRSQVGDAYYRLENPENQITSFVFDVVRAEVPKLKLDDVFVRKDDVAIAVKSELQEAMNSYGYDIIKALVTDIDPDEQVKHAMNRINAAEREKTAAEYESEAQRIRIVAVAKAEAESKKLQGQGIADQRREIAKGLEESVRMLNNVDINSHEASALIVVTQHYDTLHSVGASNRSSLVLLPNSPTAASGMLNDLVVAMTTANTVGETTKGKYPDPPQKETGF